In the Pseudomonas sp. DTU_2021_1001937_2_SI_NGA_ILE_001 genome, one interval contains:
- a CDS encoding LysE family translocator translates to MTELLAVAVITILAVISPGPDFAMVTRNSYAYGRGSGLMAAFGIACGVQVHVFYTVLGIALIITSSPTLFMAMKALGAAYLIYLGYKSLTSRSTLEPGSANGPHPSAGKAFAMGFLTNALNPKTMLFVVATYSQVVQVSNSLAVNFAYGLFMSFSHWVWFSFVALFFSAEALRQRMLARQRVIDRVIGVALIGLGLSLVVPR, encoded by the coding sequence ATGACCGAACTGCTTGCTGTCGCCGTCATCACCATCCTGGCCGTGATCAGTCCAGGCCCCGACTTCGCCATGGTCACCCGCAACAGCTATGCCTACGGACGCGGCAGCGGCCTGATGGCCGCTTTCGGCATCGCTTGCGGGGTGCAGGTCCATGTGTTCTACACCGTGCTGGGCATTGCGCTGATCATTACCAGTTCACCGACGCTGTTCATGGCCATGAAAGCCTTGGGCGCGGCCTACCTGATCTACCTGGGCTACAAATCATTGACCAGCCGCTCGACGCTGGAACCGGGCAGCGCCAACGGCCCCCACCCATCGGCCGGCAAAGCCTTCGCGATGGGCTTTCTGACCAACGCCCTGAACCCCAAGACCATGCTCTTCGTGGTCGCCACCTACAGCCAGGTGGTGCAGGTCAGCAACAGCCTGGCGGTCAACTTCGCCTACGGCCTGTTCATGTCGTTCTCGCACTGGGTGTGGTTCAGCTTCGTGGCCCTGTTCTTCTCCGCCGAGGCCCTGCGCCAACGCATGCTGGCTCGCCAGCGGGTGATCGACCGGGTGATTGGCGTAGCGTTGATCGGCTTGGGGTTGAGTCTGGTGGTGCCGAGGTGA
- the gstA gene encoding glutathione transferase GstA translates to MKLYFAPMACSLSPHIVLRELGLPFELVRVNTKTKATSEGRDFREINPKGYVAALLLDNGQLLTEGPAIVQYLADQVPGNSLAPANGTWERTRLQEMLNFISTEIHGGAGPLFNPELPEAAKAIFREKLFKRLAYVNQQLAQQDYLLGSFGLADAYLFTVLNWLPFFNVDVKDWPALAAFVERVKARPSVQEAMAAEAATQPV, encoded by the coding sequence ATGAAGCTGTACTTCGCCCCGATGGCCTGCTCCCTTTCCCCGCACATCGTGCTGCGTGAGCTGGGCCTGCCGTTCGAACTGGTCCGCGTCAATACCAAGACCAAGGCCACCTCGGAAGGCCGGGACTTCCGCGAAATCAACCCCAAGGGCTATGTCGCGGCGCTGCTGCTGGACAACGGCCAGTTGCTGACCGAAGGCCCGGCCATTGTCCAGTACCTGGCCGACCAGGTGCCCGGCAACAGCCTGGCGCCAGCCAACGGCACCTGGGAGCGCACCCGCCTGCAGGAAATGCTCAACTTCATCAGCACCGAGATCCATGGTGGCGCCGGCCCGCTGTTCAACCCTGAACTGCCGGAAGCGGCCAAGGCGATTTTCCGCGAGAAACTGTTCAAGCGCCTGGCGTACGTCAACCAGCAGCTGGCGCAGCAGGACTACCTACTGGGCAGCTTCGGCCTGGCCGATGCCTACCTGTTCACCGTGCTGAACTGGCTGCCGTTCTTCAACGTCGATGTGAAGGATTGGCCGGCACTGGCGGCGTTCGTGGAACGGGTCAAGGCCCGCCCGAGCGTGCAGGAAGCCATGGCGGCAGAAGCGGCGACCCAGCCGGTCTGA
- a CDS encoding LysR family transcriptional regulator, whose translation MSLDVFLESQHSDEITALMAVAAEGSFVAAGRRLQRDPSVISRRVAAMEARLGIRLIERSTRQLRMTQVGAQLVERLAKALRGVADAQQEAKQGASEVRGVLRLALPAAMGRLWLAPLLPEFLLANPGVSVVADYSDRFVDIIAEGYDAAIRVGELSDNRLVAKKLWEHRRILCASPEYLRQFGEPQTPADLAKHSCLRFSGLSSFPEWRLFKKGRVQKVAVQGALTSNDGEALLAAARAGVGILGGGEWLMTRDREAGLLKRVLSDWRLDGGEGGVYLVRPSSRFMPATTQAFKNWIESKFTHGAPWFSP comes from the coding sequence ATGTCCTTAGACGTTTTCCTAGAAAGCCAGCACAGTGATGAAATCACTGCATTGATGGCGGTCGCTGCGGAGGGCTCTTTTGTTGCAGCCGGGCGTCGGCTCCAGCGCGATCCATCGGTAATATCAAGACGCGTGGCAGCCATGGAGGCGCGCCTCGGCATTCGTCTTATTGAGCGATCAACCCGCCAGCTCCGGATGACACAAGTTGGAGCTCAGTTAGTGGAACGCCTTGCAAAGGCCCTCAGAGGCGTTGCGGATGCGCAACAAGAAGCTAAACAAGGGGCCTCGGAAGTTAGGGGCGTCCTGCGCCTTGCATTACCAGCAGCGATGGGGCGCCTCTGGCTTGCGCCACTGTTGCCGGAGTTTCTCCTGGCTAATCCAGGCGTATCAGTTGTGGCCGACTACAGTGACCGCTTCGTCGACATAATTGCCGAGGGGTATGACGCCGCCATTCGGGTTGGCGAGTTAAGCGATAACCGCCTTGTTGCTAAAAAGCTGTGGGAGCACCGCCGCATTCTTTGCGCCTCCCCGGAATACCTCAGACAGTTCGGAGAGCCTCAAACACCTGCTGATTTGGCTAAACACAGCTGCCTGCGATTCAGTGGTCTCTCATCCTTTCCTGAATGGCGGCTGTTCAAGAAAGGGCGTGTCCAGAAGGTGGCGGTTCAGGGCGCTCTCACATCGAATGATGGGGAAGCGCTACTCGCCGCTGCACGGGCTGGTGTTGGTATCTTGGGTGGCGGCGAGTGGTTGATGACTCGTGATCGAGAAGCAGGACTACTGAAGCGAGTTCTGTCTGACTGGCGGCTTGATGGTGGCGAGGGAGGTGTTTACCTCGTTCGTCCATCTTCCCGCTTCATGCCTGCTACAACCCAAGCCTTCAAGAACTGGATTGAAAGCAAGTTCACACACGGCGCTCCTTGGTTCTCCCCTTAA